A window from Onychostoma macrolepis isolate SWU-2019 chromosome 07, ASM1243209v1, whole genome shotgun sequence encodes these proteins:
- the LOC131544700 gene encoding obscurin-like, with product MGSGALPLILLLMSFIRAGLTQERPKPVVKVTPDQRVFRGETVTLTCDIQRAGDIQWRYSWFKDGDTRNSYRTTTTAEFSFTVYVSNSGEYSCRGERSDSQRSDISAAVTLTVSDLPRSTLTVTPDRPVFTGETVNLTCVIESHSDWRRRNGLTDDRRYDWTYYQTYEWRYEWYKDRVMLQTSDGYTVNRDTLTIRGATESDQGQYWCGGQRDERPSSSHFSTIVSFSVKALPRSTLTVTPDSPVFTGETVNLTCVIESHSDWRYQWYKDGVMLQTSDRYTVNRDTLTIRGANESDQGQYWCKGQIRSVSSQSSSAVSLSVKDLPTSTVIVTPKTNIFTGETVNLTCVIESNHSDWRYEWFKGGNNSVMLQSSDGYTVNRDTLTIRGATESDQGQYWCRGQRDERPQSSQDSNRINLSVNAASSLLLVTGVVLGLSVCLLFFISLLLLLWRYKKNKDQQRNINQTSVPNQSGESQPENSPLQSADPNHIYDDVTEVKKRHKDDPESYWEVTYSEVTVQKEISVDKDDPVAESNEVTYSEVRTKVKKCKSKDADAGVGDATYALIRKKGNQK from the exons TGCTGATGTCCTTCATCCGCGCTGGACTCACTCAAG AGAGACCAAAACCTGTAGTGAAGGTGACTCCAGATCAGCGTGTGTTCAGAGGAGAGACAGTCACTCTCACATGTGACATACAGCGAGCAGGAGACATTCAGTGGAGATACAGCTGGTTTAAAGATGGAGACACTCGCAATTCatacagaacaacaacaacagcagagtTCAGTTTCACAGTTTATGTGTCTAATAGCGGTGAATACAGCTGTAGAGGAGAGAGATCAGACTCACAGAGATCAGACATCAGTGCTGCTGTTACACTGACTGTATCAG ATTTACCCAGATCTACACTGACTGTGACACCAGACAGACCTGTATTCACTGGAGAGACAgtcaatctgacctgtgttaTAGAGTCTCACAGTGACTGGAGACGGAGAAATGGACTGACAGATGACAGGAGATATGACTGGACATATTACCAGACATATGAGTGGAGATATGAGTGGTATAAAGACAGAGTAATGTTACAGACGTCTGATGGTTACACTGTAAACAGAGACACTCTCACTATCAGAGGAGCTACTGAGTCTGATCAGGGTCAGTACTGGTGTGGAGGACAGAGAGATGAAAGACCATCATCCTCACATTTCAGCACTATTGTTTCTTTCTCTGTGAAAG CTTTACCCAGATCTACACTGACTGTGACACCAGACAGTCCTGTATTCACTGGAGAGACAgtcaatctgacctgtgttaTAGAGTCTCACAGTGACTGGAGATATCAGTGGTATAAAGACGGTGTAATGTTGCAGACGTCTGATCGTTACACTGTAAACAGAGACACTCTCACTATCAGAGGAGCGAATGAGTCTGATCAGGGTCAGTACTGGTGTAAAGGACAGATAAGATCAGTCTCATCACAATCAAGCtctgctgtttctctctctgttaaAG ATTTACCCACATCTACAGTGATTGTGACACCAAAGACTAATATATTCACCGGAGAGACAGTCAATCTGACGTGTGTTATAGAGTCTAATCACAGTGACTGGAGATATGAGTGGTTTAAAGGTGGAAACAACAGTGTAATGTTACAGTCGTCTGATGGTTACACTGTAAACAGAGACACTCTCACTATCAGAGGAGCTACTGAGTCTGATCAGGGTCAGTACTGGTGTAGAGGACAGAGAGATGAAAGACCACAATCATCACAGGACAGTAACCGAATAAATCTGTCTGTTAATG CAGCTTCATCTCTTCTTCTGGTCACTGGAGTGGTTTTGGGATTGAGTGTTTGCTTGTTGTTCTTCATctcactgctgctgctgctgtggagATACAAGAAGAACAAAG ATCAGCAGCGTAACATTAACCAGACATCAGTCCCAAATCAATCTGGAGAATCTCAACCAGAAAACTCTCCTCTACAATCTG CAGATCCTAATCACATTTATGATGACGTGACTGAAGTGAAGAAGAGACACAAAG ATGATCCAGAGTCATATTGGGAGGTCACATATTCAGAGGTCACTGTTCAGAAAGAGATATCTGTGGATAAAG atGATCCCGTGGCAGAGTCAAATGAAGTGACATACTCAGAAGTCAGAACAAAAGTAAAGAAATGCAAAAGCAAAG ATGCTGATGCTGGAGTTGGTGATGCAACTTATGCTCTTATTAGGAAGAAGggtaaccaaaaataa